The proteins below come from a single Aptenodytes patagonicus chromosome 2, bAptPat1.pri.cur, whole genome shotgun sequence genomic window:
- the POLR1F gene encoding DNA-directed RNA polymerase I subunit RPA43 encodes MAVAGEPPPLAPPLPAAALPSFAVARGLVGRRYSCLVVAPHRRHVALAPRYLGRKRTGIRAQLDAELLRYSDSLQGVPVAYDNIKVVGELGDIYDDQGFIHLNIEADFVIFSPKKGKKLVGVINKVAPSHIGCLIHGCFNASIPKPEQMSIVQWQELGLKIGDELKFQVLHLDSDAAGVFFIRGGLTKSSMQPKRSETVTDHTNGDEIQKLDHQENGLNDSGKDNITEEPLGETGNTGTENAEEQSVDAVNGLCDDKNKKKKKKKKHKQEEQEHVLPASDSSGYQSDHKKSKKKKRKHCDEVEESELSQPSQEPKAKKKKD; translated from the exons ATGGCCGtggcgggggagccgccgccgctcgcccctccgctgcccgccgccgcgctcccctccTTCGCCGTGGCCCGCGGCCTGGTGGGGCGCCGCTACTCGTGCCTGGTGGTGGCGCCGCACCGCAGGCACGTCGCGCTGGCGCCGCGCTACCTGGGCCGCAAGCGCACCGGCATCCGCGCCCAGCTCGACGCCGAGCTCCTGCGCTACTCGGACAG CCTTCAGGGCGTGCCGGTGGCTTACGACAACATCAAAGTGGTGGGTGAGCTCGGGGACATTTACGACGACCAAGGATTCATCCACCTGAACATCGAGGCGGACTTCGTCATCTTCAGCcccaagaaggggaaaaaactggtG ggtGTAATTAATAAAGTGGCCCCAAGTCATATTGGCTGCCTGATACATGGATGCTTCAATGCTTCTATCCCTAAGCCTGAGCAAATGTCGATTGTACAGTGGCAAGAGCTGGGGTTAAAAATAGGGGATGAACTGAAATTTCAAGTATTGCACTTGGATTCTGATGCAGCTGGGGTGTTCTTCATTCGAGGAGGACTCACTAAAAGCAG CATGCAGCCCAAACGATCGGAGACCGTCACTGACCATACAAATGGAGATGAAATTCAAAAGCTTGACCACCAGGAAAATGGCTTGAATGACTCTGGGAAAGATAATATCACAGAGGAGCCTCTAGGTGAGACGGGTAACACTgggacagaaaatgcagaagagcaaAGTGTTGATGCTGTGAATGGATTATGTGATgataaaaacaagaagaagaagaaaaagaagaagcaTAAGCAAGAAGAACAGGAACATGTATTGCCTGCCAGTGACTCCAGTGGTTACCAAAGTGACcataaaaagtcaaagaaaaagaaaagaaagcattgcGATGAAGTTGAAGAAAGTGAATTATCTCAACCGTCACAAGAACccaaagctaaaaagaaaaaggactaa